Genomic window (Roseivirga sp. 4D4):
AAAAGAAGAACTCCTGAACACTATAAAACCACAGTACATCATACTCAAACCCTCATTGGTCGGTGGCATCCAATCCTGTCGAGAGTGGATCAAGATAGCTGAGGATAAGGGTATCGGCTGGTGGATGACCTCTATGCTGGAGTCTAATGTAGGCTTGAATGCCATTGCGCAGTTCGCTTCGCAATACAAACCAAACTTACCCCAAGGTTTGGGTACCGGGCAACTCTATCACAATAATATTGAATCTCCACTTGAGATTCGAAGGGGTGAGTTGTTGTATAACTCACCTAAGGCTTGGGATATTGTTGAGTAGCCTTCACTTTTATTCTAGTCTAATTCTTTCATCCCTGAGTTTACGAAGAGTCTTATGTATTGTGATAGTTCCTTCGCTGAGCTCAGGATACGAAGAGGGACGGGCTAGTTGTTTAGGGATTTGCATCGGTTAAGGGTAGAAACTGGTCTCGATTATTAGGAACACAGAGTGGCAGGAGGGTGAATCAAAACCTTCCCAGTTCTTTCTTTCCCTGAGTTTACGAAGGGCCTACCGTATGACGAAAGTTCCTTCGCCATGCTCAGGATAAAAAGAGATACTAATTACGACAACAGTTCCTCTTATTGACTCAAACTATAGCGAAGGGATCGATGACCTTTAGAGAAACCCACTTTCATGACCTCAGGCACTGCCTTATCGAAACCACATGGTAAAAGATGGCAAAAGGCAGCAATACACCAGGTAGGAGTATGAAGGGAACTTGAACTAGGGCAATCTCACCACCAACACCTATAAAGTCTGAGAAATAGAAGGAGGAAATAAAGGCATAACCTGTCAAGGATAGCACAACTAGCCCAAGGATGTTATATGCCAGAATGATTTGCCTTTTGATTAAACCTTTATAAATCAGAAACCCAACAGGAAGGGCCAAGATTCCCATTAAAATATCGTAGTTAAGCCCTTCGAACGTGACCCGCTGTGGGAAGAATCCCTCGACAAATGCACCATAAATCAGGGTTTCAACAATGATCCGGAAAGACTGAATCAAAACGGCCACATGCTTGGGTGTGTTATGTAGAACACTTCGGAAACCCTTTCTTGAGGTAGTAATGAAGACAATGATGAAGGCTGGGATGATGATGAATATGGGTGCTCTTGGAGGCATGGAGAGACTATCCAAAATTCCTGTAAAGCTCATAATCACTACATAGCTGACCCAGGTGATCAGAAGAATTACAGCATTTGTTCTAAGTTTTTGTGGGTTAGCCGCATACTTGAGCAAATAGAATACGAATGAGAGCATTGCAACCGTAAGTGCATAGAAACCGAATTGTACCATCTCTTTTTTTATTCAAATGTATGCGGTGGATAGGTTATAAATTTAACCCAAATTGCTAATTACTCAATCGAAAGGCTTTGGGAGATAGCCCCATTCGTTTTGTGAAAAAACGGGTGAATGCAGCGAGTTCGCTGAAGCCTAAAGAAGGCGCTATCTCACTTATGGGTTGATCGTTTTCTATAAGGAGTTGGCTAGCCTTTTTTAGCCTCAATTCCGCAATCATTTGCTGCGGTGTACACCTGTAGATGGATTTAAAGGTGCGGAGGTAATGATACTTAGACATGCAGGCGATGGCAGATAATTCATCAAGAGTGACCGTTTCCCTGAAATGAGCATGCATATAGTCAACTGACATTCCAACTCGGGTGGATAACTCCTGTTTGGTGGAGTTCTTTGTTGCGCCTAGGGCATCATCATAAGAATGCTCATATTCCTTGTCCCGAAGAACAGTCGAAAGCAAATCGGCCATTAGCTCATATTCTAAATCTTTTTCTCCATTGTGAACTTGATAGAATTGACTTAAGGCAAGCACTTTTTCATGAATTAGACCACTTTTCCAGGTAGAGTGAATTTTGGACGTACAATTCGCCTCACAAGACCTCATGGGGTCATCAAGGAGTTGATCAGTTGACCTGTTGGAATAGGAGAGTACTTCATTGAATAGTCGCTCACCAAAGTGAACATTGAAGGTATCCGTGCCAGATCCTTCGGGAATGATGAGATCGTAGAACTCTCCGCTATTCACCATGCATAGGTTGTCGTTGGTAAGTTCTACCGTTTTACCACCAACTTTTACCAAGCTTTTACCAGAGAGATTTAAGAAAATGCTAAAAGGTCCTTTGATGCCGTTTCGTTCGGCACCAAAAGAAGTAGTATTGAGCACTACACTTGGCCAACCTTGTTGAGTAATTGGCTGGTTATTGACATCCCTTCCGTTTTGGAAGTTGTTATTGGCCTGTTTTCGTAGCCATTGAATATCCGGAAACTCAGTTAATCGCATTCTTAGATATTAAGCTATTGACTAATCATACGAATACAAATGAATTTTGTCCTGATATATCTCTTAATTAATGTAATAACTGAGATTAATCGACTTGCTAAATCTTAGAAACGTATCTCATAATTGCCTAAATTAAGTAATTACATAGTAATGCTCATTTGTAAAATCAAACACAGACACATGAAAAGATCAATCATAGCTTTATTTCTAATAGTAGGTTTTTCTGTAGCCTTACAGGCCCAAGTATCTACTACGCTTGTAATGACAAACCCTGATGATTCCACTGAGACTCGAGAGTTTAGTATAGGTGATTATGTGGAGCTTCAC
Coding sequences:
- a CDS encoding AraC family transcriptional regulator; translated protein: MRLTEFPDIQWLRKQANNNFQNGRDVNNQPITQQGWPSVVLNTTSFGAERNGIKGPFSIFLNLSGKSLVKVGGKTVELTNDNLCMVNSGEFYDLIIPEGSGTDTFNVHFGERLFNEVLSYSNRSTDQLLDDPMRSCEANCTSKIHSTWKSGLIHEKVLALSQFYQVHNGEKDLEYELMADLLSTVLRDKEYEHSYDDALGATKNSTKQELSTRVGMSVDYMHAHFRETVTLDELSAIACMSKYHYLRTFKSIYRCTPQQMIAELRLKKASQLLIENDQPISEIAPSLGFSELAAFTRFFTKRMGLSPKAFRLSN